From the genome of Ornithobacterium rhinotracheale, one region includes:
- a CDS encoding LTA synthase family protein gives MKWKIFLKELSNLIFFWFVGIVFFSLFRIIFACLYYQRIQIFEWKDFTRALFMGFRFDCTVMGYFTILPLFLLLGFSGFTSRLKFVIGVRKIMQILFSTLGVLICVVSLNYFKEYNQQFNHFIFLAIYDDQKAAFNSILKDFHPFLNSFAAIVAIVLMLYIFKKFEKSEIIFHKLSKINSLAGKTILVLLSITLFVGGIRGSFTGFPVRKFTSAVSKDSFINKIIINPFRSLMYAYDEFNEINGNSKNPFLSEQEFNQIFKAKKVTDLLEKKTQGAMIQKPKQIFLIIMESYDSWPLMEKYRPLKLSENLSAIADKSLRFTHFLPASYATFNSFGSIVTNIPYTGINISHIRETVAPFETSIFEQFKKLGYKTNLFYGGFLSWENIGDFSLYQGAEHVYSAMDYAEKTDLNVWGVEDEDLFKLVNQSINPDEYTFNLILTTSYHTPYTVDVDKKGFPYKKKEDFPKDLQKYYDNGLTLKEMGHLWYGDKCIGDFVASAEQKFPEAIFGFTGDHFGRRFITHQPNLYERSSVNFILYGKQIPAELNTTPGTHIDIAPTLIEMIAPPNFTYYSFGESLLSPGKDKAISFEKIIKKNDLYYLPKEEKKDKINLKNWKEEKVNEDKTLTDMYNKQMGLAWYYTVKGNDLNKK, from the coding sequence ATGAAGTGGAAAATTTTTCTGAAAGAATTAAGTAATCTAATATTCTTTTGGTTTGTAGGCATTGTATTTTTCAGTCTGTTTAGAATTATTTTTGCCTGCCTATATTATCAACGAATCCAAATTTTTGAATGGAAAGATTTTACTCGGGCTCTATTCATGGGATTTAGGTTCGATTGTACTGTGATGGGATACTTCACCATACTGCCACTATTTTTACTGCTTGGATTTTCTGGTTTCACGAGTCGTTTAAAATTTGTAATTGGTGTAAGAAAAATCATGCAGATTTTATTTTCTACCCTAGGAGTGCTCATCTGCGTGGTTTCTTTAAATTATTTTAAAGAATACAATCAGCAATTTAATCACTTTATTTTTTTAGCGATTTACGATGATCAAAAAGCGGCTTTCAATAGTATTTTAAAAGACTTTCATCCTTTTCTAAATTCATTTGCAGCCATTGTAGCCATCGTTTTGATGCTTTATATTTTCAAGAAATTTGAAAAGTCAGAAATCATCTTCCATAAATTATCTAAAATAAACTCCCTCGCTGGCAAAACGATACTTGTGCTACTTAGCATCACCCTATTTGTTGGAGGAATTCGAGGTTCTTTTACTGGTTTTCCCGTGAGGAAATTCACTTCTGCGGTTTCTAAGGATTCTTTCATCAACAAAATTATTATAAATCCTTTTAGGTCTTTGATGTATGCGTATGATGAGTTTAATGAAATAAATGGAAACTCTAAAAATCCTTTTCTTTCAGAACAGGAGTTCAATCAGATTTTTAAGGCTAAAAAAGTAACGGATTTGCTAGAAAAGAAAACCCAAGGGGCTATGATCCAGAAGCCAAAACAAATCTTTCTAATCATTATGGAAAGTTATGATTCATGGCCGCTGATGGAAAAATATCGTCCGCTCAAGTTGTCTGAAAATCTAAGTGCCATTGCCGATAAATCTTTGCGTTTTACGCATTTTTTACCAGCATCTTATGCTACCTTTAACTCGTTTGGGAGTATTGTTACCAATATTCCTTACACGGGCATCAACATTAGCCATATTCGCGAAACGGTGGCTCCTTTTGAGACTTCTATTTTTGAACAGTTTAAAAAATTAGGCTACAAGACTAATTTGTTTTATGGCGGTTTTTTAAGCTGGGAAAACATTGGGGATTTCTCTCTCTACCAAGGTGCCGAGCATGTATATTCTGCCATGGATTATGCCGAGAAGACCGACTTGAATGTCTGGGGCGTGGAAGACGAAGATTTGTTTAAATTAGTAAATCAAAGTATTAATCCAGACGAATATACCTTTAATCTAATCCTCACGACCAGCTACCACACACCTTATACTGTAGATGTGGACAAAAAGGGTTTTCCGTATAAAAAGAAAGAAGATTTCCCTAAGGATTTGCAAAAGTATTATGACAATGGGCTTACGCTGAAAGAAATGGGGCACCTGTGGTATGGGGATAAATGTATAGGCGATTTTGTAGCAAGTGCCGAACAAAAATTCCCTGAGGCTATCTTTGGCTTTACGGGAGATCATTTTGGTAGAAGATTTATCACTCACCAGCCCAATCTGTATGAAAGAAGCTCAGTCAATTTCATTTTATATGGCAAGCAAATTCCTGCCGAGCTAAACACTACGCCAGGCACGCATATCGATATTGCTCCTACGCTCATAGAAATGATTGCACCTCCGAACTTTACTTATTATAGTTTTGGGGAATCCCTGCTTTCCCCAGGTAAAGACAAGGCTATTTCTTTTGAAAAAATCATAAAAAAGAATGATTTGTACTACCTGCCTAAAGAGGAAAAGAAGGATAAAATCAACCTAAAAAACTGGAAAGAAGAAAAGGTGAACGAGGACAAAACACTGACTGACATGTACAACAAACAAATGGGGCTTGCTTGGTACTACACCGTAAAGGGCAATGATTTAAACAAAAAATAA
- a CDS encoding mechanosensitive ion channel family protein, with the protein MEESKEVANQLWEQIKAFFNMELVKIGQKPFTLLTALYIVVAFVILLFLSKKLSKFLENKVLSSRIADRGVRSSVSAIFKYIFIFLGIIFIFQSAGFDFGSFSYLAGALGVGIGFGLQNIAQNFISGLVILFERPIKVGDRIEVGNIVGDVTSISMRSTKIVTNDNINVIVPNSEFINNKVINWSYNERKVRFRFPIGVSYNESPSKVREITLEVAQKHKGVLKFPEPQLLFDDYGDSSLNFELVVWTSTYIQRPKLLKSELYYAIFEAFSKEGIEIPFPQRDLNLRNGFEHINHFLIKKTLSDEEI; encoded by the coding sequence ATGGAAGAATCTAAAGAAGTTGCGAATCAGCTTTGGGAACAAATCAAAGCCTTTTTCAACATGGAATTGGTGAAAATTGGTCAAAAACCATTTACATTGCTCACGGCACTCTATATAGTGGTAGCATTTGTAATTTTGCTTTTTCTTTCCAAAAAACTTTCAAAATTTCTAGAAAACAAAGTTTTATCTTCTCGTATTGCAGACCGTGGCGTGCGAAGCTCAGTCTCTGCTATCTTTAAATATATATTCATCTTTCTAGGAATTATATTTATCTTTCAATCAGCAGGGTTCGACTTTGGATCGTTCAGTTATTTGGCAGGAGCACTAGGCGTGGGAATTGGATTTGGTTTGCAAAACATTGCACAAAACTTTATCTCTGGTTTAGTTATCCTGTTTGAACGCCCTATTAAAGTGGGCGATCGTATCGAGGTGGGCAACATCGTGGGCGATGTAACTTCTATCTCTATGCGCTCGACCAAAATCGTAACCAACGATAACATCAATGTCATTGTGCCTAACTCTGAATTTATTAATAATAAAGTAATCAACTGGTCTTATAACGAGAGGAAAGTGCGTTTTCGCTTCCCGATTGGCGTTTCTTACAACGAAAGCCCAAGCAAGGTGCGCGAAATCACACTCGAAGTTGCCCAAAAACACAAAGGTGTTTTGAAGTTTCCAGAACCCCAACTATTGTTTGACGATTACGGCGATAGCTCACTAAACTTTGAGCTTGTAGTGTGGACCTCTACCTATATCCAAAGACCTAAATTACTAAAAAGCGAATTATATTATGCCATTTTTGAAGCCTTTAGCAAAGAGGGAATCGAAATTCCGTTTCCACAACGCGATTTAAACTTACGAAATGGCTTTGAACATATCAATCATTTTTTAATAAAAAAAACTCTTTCCGATGAAGAAATTTAA
- a CDS encoding bifunctional oligoribonuclease/PAP phosphatase NrnA yields MFTESQIQELKKILQTPKKIVVIPHKNPDGDAIGSTVALAQILIKMGHKAEVVSPNDFPKFLKFMPHSKTVFNAEFNSQGAEIKIKNAEIIFLLDFNTIDRIEPLGPAVKKAKAFKILIDHHQQPEQFDLVYSDTEMPATCEMIYHLAEQMGWAPYIDADAATCLYTGLLTDTGNFRFPSVKASTLEVAAQLVRKGALPYKIQDEIFDTATEARFKLLSRFLDNMQLFPEYKTALFTLSREELLSNGFQKGDTDAFVNYGLNLKGYVFSVFMAEDTQKDFVKISFRSKEDFDVSELARTHFSGGGHINAAGGRSELSLEETAKKFIDLLPNYAEKLKNTLA; encoded by the coding sequence ATGTTTACAGAATCTCAGATACAAGAACTTAAAAAAATACTCCAAACGCCTAAAAAAATCGTAGTGATTCCGCACAAGAATCCCGATGGCGATGCCATTGGATCCACGGTAGCCTTGGCTCAAATTTTAATCAAAATGGGACACAAGGCAGAAGTCGTGAGCCCAAATGATTTCCCGAAGTTTCTCAAATTTATGCCTCATTCCAAAACGGTGTTTAATGCAGAATTCAATTCGCAAGGGGCTGAGATTAAAATTAAAAATGCAGAAATCATCTTTCTACTAGATTTTAATACCATCGATAGGATAGAGCCTCTGGGCCCCGCGGTGAAGAAGGCGAAGGCGTTTAAAATCTTAATCGACCACCACCAGCAGCCCGAGCAATTTGATTTGGTGTACTCCGATACCGAGATGCCCGCTACCTGCGAGATGATATACCACCTCGCCGAGCAGATGGGGTGGGCGCCCTACATAGATGCTGATGCCGCCACCTGCCTGTATACGGGGCTGCTCACGGATACAGGGAATTTTAGGTTTCCATCGGTAAAGGCCTCTACCTTGGAAGTTGCGGCACAATTGGTGCGCAAAGGAGCCTTGCCATATAAAATTCAAGACGAAATTTTTGACACCGCCACCGAAGCTCGTTTCAAATTGCTCAGTCGATTTTTAGACAATATGCAATTGTTTCCCGAGTACAAAACGGCACTTTTCACTTTAAGCCGAGAGGAATTGCTCAGCAATGGATTCCAGAAAGGCGATACCGATGCTTTTGTAAATTATGGTTTAAATTTAAAAGGCTATGTATTTTCTGTCTTTATGGCAGAAGACACACAAAAGGATTTTGTCAAAATTTCATTTAGGTCTAAAGAAGATTTTGATGTAAGCGAATTGGCACGCACGCATTTTAGCGGGGGCGGTCATATCAACGCAGCAGGGGGGCGCTCGGAGCTTAGCCTAGAAGAAACTGCAAAAAAATTCATAGATTTGTTGCCTAATTATGCTGAAAAACTCAAAAATACTTTGGCTTAG
- a CDS encoding APC family permease translates to MQKKIGLKEAISIGIGGMVGGGIFAVLGLAVSLAKGGTPVAFMFAGILALITSYSYAKLSQTYPDRGGTVRFVNQGFGVTVFSGAINNLLWLSYIIMLSLYASAFGSYAPNLWEIMGDKKLDFHLFASFIILFATIINYYSIAVVGKIESYAVIIKLIILLAFVAIGGYGLMDGQYISQLSVSHWESSVKLFAGGMVIFVAYEGFELIANAVPDLVNPEKNVSRAYYISVIFVILLYILIAYVTVGSLPFTEIAKAQDYVLAEAAKPMLGQVGFTIITIAALISTFSAINASLYGGSQVNYEIAEDKELPHHFLGQLWGQPIGLMITAVSTFVLVNTLDLESISTAGSLGFILIFGIVNLVNLKCYRSTNSVRIIPLLGTILSVIAFVVLVNQQWKENKLGIYVSAGIILFCFLVEWVYKKYKK, encoded by the coding sequence ATGCAAAAGAAAATAGGTTTAAAAGAGGCAATTTCCATTGGAATTGGAGGAATGGTGGGTGGCGGTATTTTTGCCGTGCTTGGATTAGCCGTTTCTTTGGCAAAAGGAGGTACCCCCGTAGCATTTATGTTTGCGGGAATTTTAGCTTTGATTACATCATATAGCTATGCCAAGCTTTCGCAAACTTATCCCGATCGTGGAGGAACTGTAAGATTTGTAAATCAAGGATTTGGTGTAACGGTTTTCAGTGGAGCGATAAATAATTTATTGTGGTTAAGCTACATTATTATGCTATCGCTCTATGCATCGGCATTTGGCTCATATGCCCCAAACTTGTGGGAAATCATGGGCGATAAAAAACTTGATTTTCATTTATTTGCAAGCTTCATTATTTTATTTGCTACCATTATCAATTATTACAGCATTGCAGTTGTAGGGAAAATAGAGTCCTATGCTGTGATTATCAAATTAATAATACTATTAGCCTTCGTAGCCATCGGTGGCTATGGCTTGATGGATGGTCAGTACATTTCGCAACTTTCGGTGTCTCATTGGGAATCTTCCGTAAAGCTTTTTGCGGGCGGAATGGTGATTTTTGTGGCGTACGAAGGATTTGAGCTCATTGCCAATGCAGTGCCCGATTTAGTAAATCCAGAAAAAAATGTATCACGAGCTTATTACATCTCGGTGATTTTTGTAATTCTTTTATATATCTTAATTGCTTATGTTACGGTGGGTTCTTTACCTTTCACCGAAATCGCCAAAGCCCAAGATTATGTGCTGGCAGAAGCGGCCAAACCTATGCTCGGTCAAGTGGGGTTCACGATCATCACCATTGCGGCATTAATTTCCACTTTTTCAGCGATTAATGCCTCATTATATGGTGGGAGCCAAGTAAACTATGAAATAGCAGAGGATAAAGAGCTTCCGCATCATTTTCTGGGGCAATTATGGGGACAACCCATAGGGCTTATGATTACGGCAGTTTCTACCTTTGTTTTAGTAAACACGCTCGATTTAGAAAGCATATCTACGGCGGGAAGTCTTGGTTTTATTCTTATTTTTGGCATAGTAAATTTAGTTAATCTAAAGTGCTATAGAAGCACAAATTCAGTCAGAATCATTCCACTTTTGGGGACAATATTAAGTGTTATAGCATTTGTAGTTTTAGTTAATCAACAATGGAAAGAAAATAAACTAGGAATTTATGTTTCGGCAGGGATTATCTTATTTTGTTTTCTAGTAGAGTGGGTGTATAAAAAATATAAAAAATGA
- a CDS encoding DPP IV N-terminal domain-containing protein: MKKFKLFTLLFLLVFESSSLLAQKQKLSIEDAVMGYYKGLYPETLYNLDWAGANFFYQDQRGLVFKNTQGKETRTIGFQEIKSKFPDLRYLPRLSYKNNQLFFKAENTYYAWDIKNDKNISIKLPENAENAEIDKNTNRVAFTMENNLYVAQPNGGKILQVTNSKDKNIVSGQAIHRSEYGIKKGIFFSPNGNLLAFYQKNETKVTNYPLVDLNTIPATPMPIKYPMAGDPSEIAKVGIYDFRTNKTTYLDINTDDFHYLTNLAWSPDEKYIVLAEINRATTHYDLNRYDVATGKKVNTIFSYSNNIWVEPENAAVFVPNSTKNLLWISQKDGFRNIYLLSTDGKTNKQLTKHKWVVKDILGFSNDGKSVIYTGTGEDPRNTQTFKTDLKSGKTTNLTPTAGTHNSTLSEDGNYLIDEFSSLEIPSITQIIDTRNGRKTIIKTSENPLKNYAVGNIEFLDLKANDGTKLYARMIKPENFDPNKKYPVLIYVYGGPHAQLVTNSFLGGASMWEPAFASLNDYIVFTLDNRGSANRGFAFESVIHRHLGNKEIEDQMTGVEYLKSLPFVDAKRIAVHGWSFGGFMASSLMLRKPGVFTTSVAGGPVINWRMYEVMYGERYMDTPQENPEGYKQSTVSNYIQNLQGKLMLITGSIDNVVVPQHSMSLLEAAVKNNVQVDFFTYPMHEHNIGGKDRVNLIEKIADYIVRNNQ, translated from the coding sequence ATGAAGAAATTTAAATTATTCACACTGCTTTTTTTACTCGTATTTGAAAGCAGTTCGCTTTTAGCTCAAAAGCAAAAATTAAGCATAGAAGATGCTGTGATGGGCTACTACAAAGGACTTTACCCAGAAACGCTCTACAACCTAGACTGGGCTGGGGCAAATTTCTTTTACCAAGACCAGCGTGGGCTCGTCTTTAAAAATACGCAAGGAAAAGAAACAAGAACCATTGGTTTTCAAGAAATTAAATCCAAATTTCCTGATTTAAGATATTTACCAAGATTAAGCTATAAAAACAATCAACTTTTCTTTAAAGCTGAAAATACTTACTACGCTTGGGACATCAAAAATGATAAAAATATAAGCATTAAACTTCCTGAGAATGCCGAAAATGCCGAAATCGATAAAAATACCAATCGCGTGGCTTTCACGATGGAAAACAACTTATATGTTGCGCAACCAAACGGGGGCAAAATCTTGCAGGTAACCAATAGCAAGGATAAAAACATCGTTTCTGGACAAGCGATTCACCGTAGTGAGTACGGCATCAAAAAAGGGATTTTCTTCTCTCCCAACGGAAATCTTTTGGCTTTTTATCAAAAAAATGAAACCAAGGTAACCAACTATCCGCTAGTGGATTTAAACACAATTCCTGCTACACCAATGCCTATTAAATACCCAATGGCTGGCGACCCTAGCGAAATCGCTAAAGTAGGGATTTATGATTTTAGAACCAACAAAACCACTTATTTAGACATCAATACCGATGATTTTCATTATTTAACCAATTTGGCTTGGAGCCCAGATGAAAAGTACATCGTTTTGGCTGAAATCAATCGTGCAACTACGCATTATGATCTAAATCGCTATGATGTGGCTACGGGCAAAAAAGTGAATACGATTTTCTCTTATTCCAACAACATTTGGGTAGAGCCAGAAAATGCAGCGGTTTTCGTGCCAAATTCTACTAAAAACTTGCTTTGGATTAGCCAAAAAGATGGATTTAGAAATATTTATCTTTTAAGCACAGATGGCAAAACCAATAAGCAATTGACCAAACACAAATGGGTGGTAAAAGATATTTTAGGCTTTAGCAACGACGGGAAATCTGTCATTTACACAGGTACGGGAGAAGATCCACGCAACACGCAAACTTTTAAGACAGATTTAAAATCTGGAAAAACTACTAACCTCACTCCTACCGCAGGCACACACAACTCTACCTTGAGCGAAGATGGAAATTACTTAATCGACGAATTTTCGTCGCTCGAGATTCCGAGCATTACGCAAATCATAGACACCCGAAATGGTAGAAAAACAATCATCAAAACCAGCGAGAATCCTCTGAAAAACTACGCAGTAGGAAACATCGAATTTTTGGATTTAAAGGCAAATGACGGCACCAAATTATACGCCCGCATGATTAAGCCAGAGAACTTCGACCCAAATAAAAAGTATCCTGTTTTGATTTATGTCTATGGTGGCCCACACGCACAATTGGTAACCAATTCATTTTTAGGTGGTGCGAGCATGTGGGAGCCTGCCTTTGCTAGCTTGAACGATTATATCGTTTTCACGCTAGACAATCGCGGTTCTGCCAATCGTGGATTTGCATTTGAAAGCGTAATTCACAGACATTTAGGCAACAAAGAAATCGAAGACCAAATGACTGGCGTAGAGTATTTGAAATCACTCCCTTTTGTAGACGCCAAACGCATCGCTGTGCACGGCTGGAGCTTTGGAGGCTTTATGGCTTCTAGCTTAATGCTTCGCAAGCCAGGCGTGTTCACGACTTCGGTAGCGGGTGGACCTGTCATCAACTGGAGAATGTATGAGGTAATGTATGGCGAACGCTACATGGACACGCCACAAGAAAACCCAGAGGGCTACAAGCAAAGCACGGTTTCTAATTATATCCAAAATCTGCAAGGTAAATTAATGCTCATCACGGGAAGTATCGACAATGTGGTAGTTCCTCAGCACAGTATGAGCCTGCTAGAAGCTGCTGTGAAAAACAATGTTCAGGTAGATTTCTTTACCTACCCAATGCACGAACACAATATCGGAGGCAAAGACCGAGTAAACTTGATTGAAAAAATCGCTGATTACATTGTGAGAAATAATCAATAA
- the arsC gene encoding arsenate reductase (glutaredoxin) (This arsenate reductase requires both glutathione and glutaredoxin to convert arsenate to arsenite, after which the efflux transporter formed by ArsA and ArsB can extrude the arsenite from the cell, providing resistance.), whose product MIKVFHNPRCSKSRAALQYLENKNQKFEIYKYLDEKISENQIKDILAKTGLKPIDLVRTNEDIWKENYKGKDLTDEQIISVIVENPKLLERPIVINGDRAVVARPTEKIDEILD is encoded by the coding sequence ATGATCAAAGTGTTTCACAATCCCAGATGTAGCAAAAGTCGTGCGGCATTACAGTATTTAGAGAATAAAAACCAAAAATTTGAAATCTATAAATATTTAGACGAAAAAATATCCGAAAATCAAATTAAAGATATTTTAGCTAAAACAGGATTAAAGCCCATAGATTTGGTGCGAACCAACGAAGATATTTGGAAAGAAAACTACAAAGGAAAAGATTTAACAGATGAGCAGATTATTTCGGTTATTGTAGAAAATCCAAAATTACTCGAACGCCCTATCGTAATAAATGGAGACAGAGCTGTTGTGGCTCGTCCTACCGAAAAAATTGATGAAATTTTAGACTAA
- a CDS encoding diacylglycerol kinase, translated as MKKFVGGRIKSVKYVFIGMWKLISTEDAIISQIILFTPLIFLGFYFGISRIEWAIQFFCLALILTAESLNTAIEKLCDFVHPDFHHKIGFIKDVSAGASGFAVLISLVIGVLIYYPYICAL; from the coding sequence ATGAAAAAATTTGTAGGGGGGCGCATAAAAAGCGTAAAATATGTATTCATAGGCATGTGGAAACTTATTTCGACAGAGGATGCTATTATTTCACAAATCATACTATTTACCCCGCTCATATTTCTAGGTTTTTATTTCGGAATTAGTCGCATAGAGTGGGCGATTCAGTTTTTTTGTTTAGCTTTGATTTTAACGGCAGAAAGTTTAAACACAGCAATAGAAAAACTATGTGATTTTGTGCATCCAGATTTTCATCACAAGATAGGTTTCATAAAAGATGTTTCGGCGGGCGCATCGGGTTTTGCTGTACTTATCAGTTTAGTAATCGGAGTATTAATTTATTACCCTTATATATGCGCTTTATGA
- a CDS encoding FKBP-type peptidyl-prolyl cis-trans isomerase has protein sequence MLKNSKILWLSLIALGACTHNPPQYPSQYKKGGFMEYSKQFNRDLRNLENQYFEAYMQAHPSQEFVNTQSGFKMTKTQLGEKNTQDNDTIVYTYVIKDLQDSVLYSASEIGKKKQVMGKAEMLIGIEYALKRMNAGEKAALLLPSSLAYGANGDGNKIGANEPLVIEIELIENKNK, from the coding sequence ATGCTGAAAAACTCAAAAATACTTTGGCTTAGCCTAATCGCCTTGGGGGCTTGCACGCACAACCCGCCACAATATCCGTCTCAATACAAAAAAGGCGGATTTATGGAATATTCTAAGCAATTTAATCGTGATTTAAGAAACTTAGAAAATCAATATTTTGAAGCCTACATGCAAGCGCATCCCTCCCAGGAATTTGTGAATACACAATCAGGTTTTAAAATGACGAAAACGCAGTTGGGCGAAAAAAATACTCAAGACAACGATACAATTGTTTATACCTATGTCATAAAAGATTTGCAGGACAGTGTGCTGTATTCTGCTTCGGAAATTGGCAAAAAAAAGCAAGTAATGGGCAAGGCAGAAATGCTAATTGGCATAGAATATGCCTTGAAAAGAATGAACGCGGGCGAAAAGGCTGCCCTGCTTTTGCCTTCATCTTTGGCGTATGGTGCCAACGGAGATGGCAATAAAATTGGAGCCAATGAGCCTTTAGTTATAGAAATAGAATTAATTGAAAATAAAAATAAGTGA
- a CDS encoding LTA synthase family protein, whose amino-acid sequence MLFISLFAIAAEFPFWDEFNVRFNFIAVDYLIYTYEVVENINQSYPIPFLVGGLVLFILVLFFIYYKTKSLYNTFNQKTKFLSRLWVVVGYFLVATIYIFSVKNTDAEWSQNTYESELSKNGVYSIFAAYRANELDYSKFYMQLDDKEAYSILKQNLLQNGEKYTNSEFNNIERVVPAISDTLKTPNIIMVTIESLSADFLGVFGNKEKLTPFLDSLSSKSIFFTNLYATGTRTVRGMEALTLCVPPTPGNSIVRRLNNDSLFSIATVLKNKNYNLKFIYGGDGYFDNMNTFFGGQGFDIVDRNRGNPLSDDIKTQRFNIEDDEVTFENAWGIADEDIYKQSLKYAQKSYAQNKPFFQFIMTTSNHKPYSFPEGAVDMPQGERESVVRYTDYALEKFIKQAQKEKWFKNTIFVIVADHCASSAGKWEINVEKHHIPAFIYNAGLEKKEDRLCSQIDLMPTLFGYLGWGYDSQFYGENVFEFNKEDERALIGNYRTLGLLKNNIFTELNDRKKYNQYLWDAKNTNLIELKKSVDSLLNLTISYYQTASERFRNGKMKVKN is encoded by the coding sequence ATGCTTTTTATAAGTCTATTTGCCATTGCCGCAGAATTTCCGTTTTGGGATGAGTTTAATGTAAGATTTAATTTCATTGCAGTAGATTACTTAATTTATACTTACGAAGTTGTAGAAAACATCAATCAATCTTATCCGATTCCGTTTTTAGTAGGAGGGCTAGTATTATTTATTTTGGTTTTATTTTTCATTTATTATAAGACTAAAAGTTTATACAATACATTTAATCAAAAAACTAAATTTTTAAGCCGTTTATGGGTGGTTGTAGGATATTTTCTGGTCGCTACTATTTACATTTTTTCAGTAAAAAATACCGATGCCGAATGGAGCCAAAATACTTATGAGAGCGAATTAAGCAAAAATGGCGTATATTCTATTTTTGCAGCATATAGAGCTAATGAGCTAGATTACAGTAAGTTTTATATGCAACTTGATGATAAAGAGGCATATTCTATTTTGAAGCAAAACTTATTACAGAACGGAGAAAAATACACAAATTCCGAATTTAATAATATTGAAAGAGTCGTTCCAGCCATTAGCGACACGCTGAAAACGCCTAACATTATTATGGTTACGATTGAAAGTTTAAGTGCAGATTTCTTAGGAGTTTTTGGGAATAAAGAAAAGCTTACCCCGTTTTTAGATTCTTTATCAAGCAAAAGTATATTTTTTACGAATTTGTATGCGACAGGCACGCGTACTGTGCGTGGCATGGAGGCTTTAACCTTGTGCGTGCCACCTACGCCAGGCAATAGCATTGTGAGAAGATTGAACAACGATAGCCTTTTCTCTATCGCTACGGTTTTAAAGAATAAAAATTATAACTTAAAATTCATTTATGGAGGCGATGGTTATTTCGATAATATGAATACATTTTTTGGCGGACAAGGTTTTGATATAGTGGATAGAAATCGCGGAAACCCTTTGTCTGATGATATCAAGACGCAAAGATTTAATATAGAAGACGATGAGGTGACTTTTGAAAACGCATGGGGCATTGCTGATGAGGATATTTACAAGCAATCGCTGAAATATGCACAGAAATCTTATGCCCAGAATAAGCCATTTTTTCAATTTATTATGACCACTTCCAATCATAAACCCTATTCTTTCCCAGAAGGAGCGGTAGATATGCCACAAGGAGAGCGTGAGAGCGTGGTGCGCTACACCGATTATGCCTTGGAAAAATTCATAAAACAAGCACAAAAAGAAAAATGGTTCAAAAACACGATTTTTGTTATCGTGGCAGATCACTGCGCGAGTAGTGCAGGCAAGTGGGAAATCAATGTCGAGAAACACCACATTCCGGCTTTTATCTACAATGCAGGACTGGAGAAAAAAGAAGACAGACTTTGTTCTCAAATAGATTTGATGCCTACACTTTTCGGATATTTAGGCTGGGGCTATGATTCCCAGTTTTATGGCGAAAATGTTTTTGAATTTAATAAAGAAGATGAGCGAGCATTAATCGGAAATTACAGAACGCTCGGATTGTTAAAAAATAATATTTTTACCGAATTAAACGACAGAAAAAAATACAATCAATATCTTTGGGATGCCAAAAATACCAATCTCATAGAATTGAAAAAGTCCGTAGATAGTCTTTTAAATCTCACGATAAGCTATTATCAAACGGCAAGTGAGCGATTTAGAAATGGCAAAATGAAAGTCAAAAATTAA